A section of the Chloroflexota bacterium genome encodes:
- a CDS encoding glycosyltransferase family 4 protein, protein MARVAFVMEQTLGHVTHARNLAAALAARPEVSPVWLPIEFDVQGMARFLPLYRGNWSVRASWRARRALDGALKHGPLDALLFHTQVTSLFSVDRMRHTPTVISLDATPINYDDVTRHGGYEHEIAGDGFVDRQKYQMNRRALQAAATLVPWSGWARDSLVNDYGVDPARITVLAPGADAAFFDLGRRRVAQERVGEPGGPVRILFVGGDWRRKGGPQLLEALGGLPAESWQLDVVTRDLVSQTDRIRVHHGVGPNSPELLALFAQADIFVLPSLGECLAVVLMEATAAGLPVITTHVGALGEAVLAGESGAIVPPHDVAALSEALGALVGDGDMRIRMGRAGHALALERFVAAENNRRLLDIIAEHAGRGAQPGRAA, encoded by the coding sequence ATGGCGCGCGTTGCCTTCGTGATGGAACAGACGCTTGGGCACGTCACGCACGCCCGGAACCTCGCGGCGGCGCTGGCTGCCCGCCCGGAGGTGTCGCCGGTCTGGCTGCCCATCGAGTTCGACGTGCAGGGCATGGCGCGCTTCCTCCCGCTGTATCGGGGCAACTGGTCGGTGCGGGCAAGCTGGCGCGCGCGGCGGGCGCTCGACGGCGCGCTCAAGCACGGCCCGCTCGACGCCCTGCTGTTCCACACCCAGGTCACGTCGCTGTTCTCGGTGGACCGCATGCGGCACACCCCGACGGTCATCTCGCTGGACGCCACGCCGATCAACTACGACGACGTCACCCGGCACGGCGGCTACGAGCACGAGATCGCCGGCGACGGCTTCGTAGACCGCCAGAAGTACCAGATGAATCGGCGGGCGTTGCAGGCCGCCGCCACGCTGGTTCCCTGGTCGGGCTGGGCGAGAGACTCGCTGGTGAACGACTACGGCGTCGATCCGGCCCGCATCACGGTGCTCGCACCGGGCGCCGACGCCGCCTTCTTCGACCTGGGCCGGCGGCGCGTCGCCCAGGAGCGCGTCGGGGAGCCGGGCGGCCCGGTCCGGATCCTGTTCGTCGGCGGGGACTGGCGGCGCAAGGGCGGCCCCCAGCTCCTGGAAGCGCTCGGAGGCCTGCCAGCGGAAAGCTGGCAGCTTGACGTGGTCACCAGGGATCTTGTCTCGCAGACGGATCGTATTCGCGTGCATCACGGTGTCGGACCAAACAGCCCGGAACTGCTCGCGCTGTTCGCGCAGGCCGATATCTTCGTGTTGCCGAGCCTCGGCGAGTGTCTGGCCGTTGTCCTGATGGAGGCGACGGCGGCGGGTCTCCCGGTGATCACCACGCACGTCGGCGCGCTTGGCGAGGCCGTGCTGGCTGGTGAGTCGGGCGCGATCGTGCCGCCACACGACGTGGCAGCGCTCAGCGAGGCGCTCGGTGCGCTGGTGGGGGATGGCGACATGCGGATCAGGATGGGCCGTGCGGGGCACGCCCTGGCGCTGGAACGGTTTGTGGCAGCAGAGAACAACCGCCGATTACTCGACATCATCGCTGAGCATGCCGGGCGCGGGGCTCAGCCTGGGAGGGCCGCGTGA
- a CDS encoding J domain-containing protein, with amino-acid sequence MADGLPCRCGRGTLYDVLQVSPWCEPEVIQAAFRALARTRHPDLNHDPDAEDQMRRLNVAYQTLSDPVRRARYDEELALESARQAPARPAPAAGASVTSSSSSYDDYAEPPRPRQQTPRAAAHAATQSAAYQTMMFDQRGEGMLSRSALYLVVVLVTVIMALVVYIMLDFLATERPLAPRGPRSQLERSLPASAVPGAWLLDGPDGGGPGLSPAGERWNR; translated from the coding sequence ATGGCTGACGGTCTTCCCTGCCGGTGCGGTCGCGGCACCCTGTACGATGTCCTCCAGGTCAGCCCGTGGTGCGAGCCGGAGGTCATTCAGGCCGCCTTCCGCGCCCTGGCCCGCACGCGCCACCCGGACCTGAACCACGATCCCGATGCTGAGGATCAGATGCGCCGGCTCAACGTAGCGTATCAAACGCTCAGCGACCCTGTTCGCCGGGCGCGCTACGACGAGGAGCTGGCCCTTGAGTCGGCGCGGCAGGCCCCTGCCCGCCCGGCCCCGGCCGCTGGCGCGTCGGTGACCTCCTCCTCATCCTCCTACGACGACTATGCCGAGCCGCCCCGCCCGCGCCAACAGACGCCACGTGCAGCCGCTCACGCCGCGACGCAGTCCGCGGCGTACCAGACGATGATGTTCGATCAGCGTGGCGAGGGGATGCTCTCGCGCTCGGCGCTGTACCTCGTGGTCGTGCTGGTGACCGTCATCATGGCGCTGGTGGTGTACATCATGCTCGACTTTCTCGCAACGGAGCGCCCGCTTGCGCCGCGCGGCCCCCGCTCGCAGCTGGAGCGCAGCCTGCCGGCCTCGGCTGTGCCCGGCGCGTGGCTGCTCGATGGGCCGGACGGCGGCGGGCCGGGACTTTCACCCGCGGGGGAGCGTTGGAACCGATAG
- a CDS encoding HlyD family efflux transporter periplasmic adaptor subunit, with protein sequence MRSGTRLGVLVGLPVLLVAVGAVLAALLWLQRQSESPLDQALSEARRPAAARSAESATGANTAPAAQAQAASAAATGGRQAVPVRRGNIVDQLTLTGRVAAADEVLLGFGVAGKVETVAVKPGDSVQEGQLLIEADSVTVQRELSAARGRVEVGVLRSEQAQQQVQARRRDQDRKAAADASRKEQALREAESALRRAQADHERVKAGAPAAERRAAEQAVQSAQLSYDAALNEYNRAFAGPGEIEQRLAEQAITSARISMAKAEAEVQKLANGPDPNDLRAAERDLMSAQNTYARAVASVEKVSQPDPVALATAERDVQRAELSVRAAQAQKTDSSSARIQKEISIRNAQSDLANARDRLNLIRQGPPPAEVESARRDMLTARSQVDAARERLEVVRRGPDPLVIEQARSSLEAARLAVAQAEQRATTLAGGPAEDLVARLALTVQQAQSGLQAARATLADVNAKPSKDDLRDAEDRLAAAQNNLQRVQADAEAEPEAETDTSAFDIQVLERSLAQDRAQVESLERQLAQSRLRAPFAGTISSVKVRSGDPFEAERAVVTLARPGAPVLRADITDRDASRLTSGQRAVIRLEGAEGGEFDANVEQILEGENGVGKTAQLTAIWPEPSPAIGTPVQVLVTLREKDNVLLIPQKAIRSAGARRFVEVVDGQNRTMTDVEIGIVSNGQAEVISGLRQDQLVLVNP encoded by the coding sequence ATGAGAAGTGGTACGCGCCTGGGCGTGCTTGTGGGCCTGCCGGTCCTGCTGGTCGCCGTTGGCGCCGTGCTTGCTGCGCTTCTCTGGCTCCAGCGGCAGAGTGAAAGTCCGCTTGACCAGGCGCTCAGCGAGGCACGGCGTCCTGCCGCTGCCCGCTCGGCCGAGTCTGCGACTGGCGCCAACACGGCTCCCGCGGCGCAGGCACAGGCAGCATCTGCCGCGGCCACCGGCGGCCGGCAGGCTGTCCCCGTCCGTCGCGGCAACATCGTCGATCAGTTGACGCTGACCGGCCGGGTCGCGGCCGCCGACGAGGTGCTGCTCGGCTTCGGCGTTGCCGGCAAGGTCGAGACCGTCGCCGTCAAGCCCGGAGACTCGGTGCAGGAAGGCCAGTTGCTGATCGAGGCCGATTCCGTGACGGTCCAGCGGGAGCTGTCGGCCGCCCGCGGCCGCGTCGAGGTTGGCGTGTTGCGCTCCGAGCAGGCTCAGCAGCAGGTGCAGGCTCGCCGCCGCGACCAGGACCGCAAGGCCGCCGCCGACGCTTCCCGCAAGGAGCAGGCGCTCCGCGAGGCCGAGTCGGCCCTGCGCCGCGCCCAGGCCGACCACGAGCGCGTGAAGGCCGGTGCGCCGGCGGCCGAGCGCCGCGCCGCCGAGCAGGCTGTGCAGTCCGCCCAGCTCTCCTACGACGCCGCGTTGAACGAGTACAACCGCGCCTTTGCTGGCCCTGGTGAGATCGAGCAGCGGCTTGCCGAGCAGGCCATCACCTCCGCGCGCATCAGCATGGCCAAGGCCGAGGCCGAAGTCCAGAAGCTGGCGAACGGCCCCGACCCGAACGATCTCCGCGCCGCCGAGCGCGACCTGATGAGCGCCCAGAACACCTACGCCCGGGCCGTCGCCTCCGTCGAGAAGGTCTCCCAGCCCGACCCCGTTGCCCTTGCGACTGCCGAGCGCGACGTGCAGCGTGCTGAGCTGAGCGTGCGGGCGGCGCAGGCCCAGAAGACCGACAGCAGCTCGGCCCGCATCCAGAAGGAGATCTCGATTCGGAACGCCCAGAGCGACCTGGCGAACGCCCGTGACCGGCTCAACCTGATCCGTCAGGGGCCGCCCCCGGCCGAGGTCGAGTCGGCGCGCCGCGACATGCTCACCGCTCGCAGCCAGGTGGACGCCGCCCGCGAGCGGCTGGAGGTGGTGCGGCGTGGCCCGGACCCGCTCGTCATCGAGCAGGCCCGTTCGAGCCTCGAAGCGGCCCGCCTCGCGGTGGCCCAGGCCGAGCAGCGCGCCACCACGCTGGCCGGCGGCCCGGCCGAGGATCTGGTGGCCCGGCTGGCGCTGACCGTCCAGCAGGCGCAGAGCGGCCTCCAGGCGGCGCGCGCCACCCTGGCGGACGTCAACGCCAAGCCGAGCAAGGACGACCTGCGCGATGCCGAGGACCGGCTGGCGGCAGCCCAGAACAACCTGCAGCGCGTCCAGGCCGATGCTGAGGCCGAGCCTGAGGCCGAGACGGACACCTCCGCGTTCGACATCCAGGTGCTGGAGCGCAGCCTCGCGCAGGACCGCGCACAGGTCGAGTCGCTCGAGCGGCAACTGGCGCAGTCGCGCCTGCGTGCGCCGTTCGCGGGCACCATCTCCAGCGTCAAGGTGCGCTCGGGCGATCCGTTCGAGGCCGAGCGCGCCGTCGTGACCCTGGCCCGGCCGGGTGCACCGGTCCTGCGCGCCGACATCACCGACCGCGACGCCTCACGCCTCACCAGCGGCCAGCGCGCCGTGATCCGGCTCGAAGGCGCGGAGGGCGGCGAGTTCGACGCGAACGTCGAGCAGATCCTGGAAGGCGAGAACGGCGTTGGCAAGACGGCCCAGCTCACGGCGATCTGGCCGGAGCCGTCGCCGGCCATCGGGACGCCAGTACAAGTACTGGTGACGCTCCGCGAGAAGGACAACGTCCTGCTGATCCCGCAGAAGGCGATCCGCTCGGCTGGCGCGCGCCGCTTCGTCGAGGTGGTGGACGGCCAGAACCGGACCATGACGGATGTCGAGATTGGCATCGTCTCGAACGGGCAGGCCGAGGTCATCAGCGGGCTGCGCCAGGATCAGCTGGTGCTGGTCAACCCATAA